One Bartonella kosoyi DNA segment encodes these proteins:
- the rlmN gene encoding 23S rRNA (adenine(2503)-C(2))-methyltransferase RlmN, which produces MAISYDLRPFGSCLAQKTDNVVVKESSKLSLIGLSQDEIVQALKTLGVPERQTRMRARQLWHWLYVRGVSNFDEMLNISKAMQETLKRHFSIARPEIVGEQISKDGTRKWLLRFPARGAGRPVEIETVYIPEEGRGTLCLSSQVGCTLTCSFCHTGTQMLVRNLTAEEILVQLLVARDCLGDFPDKNTPDGAIVPVEGRKITNIVMMGMGEPLYNFEAVKKALLIASDGDGLSLSKRRITLSTSGVVPGIIRTGEEIGVMLAISLHAVHDTLRDMLVPINKKYPLALLMEACRNYPGLSNAKRITFEYVMLKDINDSIDDAKRLIQLLKGIPAKINLIPFNPWPGSNYQCSDWEQIERFADVVNQAGYASPIRIPRGRDILAACGQLKSASERLRKSERLKLENAIGH; this is translated from the coding sequence ATGGCTATTTCCTATGACCTTAGACCTTTTGGTTCATGTTTAGCACAAAAAACAGATAATGTGGTGGTGAAGGAGAGTTCTAAGCTCTCTTTAATTGGATTATCGCAAGATGAAATAGTGCAAGCTTTAAAGACACTTGGTGTACCAGAGCGTCAAACGCGTATGCGTGCACGTCAACTTTGGCATTGGCTTTATGTCCGTGGCGTTTCAAATTTTGATGAAATGCTGAACATTTCTAAAGCAATGCAGGAAACTCTCAAACGTCATTTTTCCATTGCACGTCCGGAAATTGTTGGAGAACAAATATCAAAGGATGGTACACGTAAATGGCTCTTACGTTTTCCAGCACGTGGGGCTGGAAGGCCTGTTGAAATTGAAACGGTTTATATCCCTGAAGAAGGACGTGGGACCTTATGTCTTTCATCGCAAGTAGGGTGTACATTAACCTGCTCTTTTTGTCATACAGGAACGCAGATGCTCGTTCGCAATCTGACGGCAGAAGAAATTTTGGTTCAATTGTTGGTTGCACGTGATTGTTTGGGTGATTTTCCTGATAAGAATACGCCTGATGGGGCCATTGTTCCTGTTGAAGGGCGCAAAATTACCAATATTGTTATGATGGGAATGGGAGAACCTCTTTATAATTTTGAAGCTGTAAAAAAAGCTTTATTAATTGCTTCTGATGGCGATGGGCTCTCTTTATCAAAACGCCGGATTACGCTTTCAACCAGTGGAGTTGTTCCTGGAATTATCCGAACTGGAGAAGAAATTGGTGTTATGTTAGCAATTTCACTCCACGCTGTACATGATACGCTAAGGGATATGCTTGTTCCCATCAATAAAAAGTATCCGCTTGCTTTGCTTATGGAAGCTTGCCGTAATTATCCTGGTCTGTCTAATGCAAAACGAATCACATTTGAATATGTTATGCTGAAAGATATCAATGATAGTATAGATGATGCTAAGCGATTAATTCAGTTATTGAAAGGGATTCCAGCGAAGATCAATTTAATCCCTTTTAATCCGTGGCCAGGGAGTAATTATCAATGTTCTGATTGGGAGCAAATTGAGCGTTTTGCTGATGTTGTTAATCAAGCAGGCTATGCTTCTCCTATTCGGATACCGCGTGGACGCGATATTTTAGCGGCGTGTGGACAGCTTAAATCGGCCTCAGAGCGCTTACGAAAATCTGAACGTTTGAAACTTGAAAATGCCATTGGTCATTAG
- the lptC gene encoding LPS export ABC transporter periplasmic protein LptC: MSVHNRNEVFSMQSSVGDVFKKASRHSRRISLLKIFLPLLALVSGVVFCWFTFFLVPVTSDPMPLNNEENGVTNLTMLNPKLEGYTRAHEPYWLKAEKAFQDHTRSGIIGLQNITAKASMGQQRQVFLSAQGGIYDNIHGFLQLDKPFTITTNDGVMAQFMSANINLSERQLKTNQRVNIQRAGFHLVANALKIREKGKNMYFHGGVHLVLEKQ, encoded by the coding sequence ATGTCCGTACACAATCGTAATGAAGTCTTTTCAATGCAATCATCTGTTGGAGATGTTTTTAAAAAAGCATCTCGGCATTCGCGTCGCATTAGCCTATTAAAAATTTTTTTACCCCTCTTAGCACTAGTTTCAGGGGTAGTTTTCTGCTGGTTTACGTTTTTCTTGGTTCCCGTTACGTCTGATCCTATGCCTTTGAATAATGAAGAGAATGGAGTGACAAACTTGACGATGCTCAATCCAAAATTAGAAGGGTATACGCGCGCTCATGAACCTTATTGGCTTAAAGCAGAAAAGGCATTTCAAGATCATACGCGCTCTGGAATAATTGGATTACAAAACATTACAGCGAAAGCATCTATGGGTCAACAAAGACAGGTTTTTCTTTCAGCACAAGGGGGTATTTACGATAATATTCATGGTTTTTTACAGTTGGATAAACCATTCACCATTACAACGAATGATGGAGTGATGGCACAATTTATGTCAGCTAATATTAATTTATCTGAAAGACAGTTAAAAACAAATCAACGTGTTAATATTCAGCGAGCCGGTTTTCATCTTGTCGCTAATGCCTTAAAAATTCGAGAAAAAGGAAAAAATATGTATTTCCATGGTGGTGTGCATTTAGTGCTTGAAAAGCAATGA
- a CDS encoding lipopolysaccharide assembly protein LapA domain-containing protein produces MIIKRILLTSIGVILTAFLIVFIVANRQIVPLTLDPFRENSESFTYHAPLFIWLFIFFGFGTLLGNLIRWFSHHKCKKALKKSKAEIEKLKTSITNLV; encoded by the coding sequence ATGATTATTAAACGTATTCTTCTAACAAGTATCGGTGTGATTCTCACAGCATTTTTGATTGTTTTTATCGTAGCTAATCGTCAAATTGTTCCGCTAACCCTTGATCCTTTTCGAGAAAATTCTGAAAGTTTTACTTATCATGCTCCCCTCTTTATATGGCTCTTTATTTTCTTTGGTTTTGGTACTTTATTAGGAAATCTGATCCGTTGGTTTTCCCATCACAAATGCAAAAAAGCTCTCAAAAAAAGTAAAGCCGAGATCGAGAAATTGAAAACGTCTATCACAAATCTAGTATAA
- a CDS encoding invasion associated locus B family protein produces the protein MFEKTVIAASVMVFITAGAACAQTPSRLNQFEAWGVYSYKSSQNTICYVLSIPLKALPTTVNHGDNFFLVTKRSQSPVSFEPQFMAGYTLQEGSRVTVTIGDKDFDFFTKDSSAWLASSELEKQLVSAMRAGNNMTVKAISKRGTHTTYTYSLKGVTAALNAAQKCH, from the coding sequence ATGTTTGAAAAGACTGTTATTGCTGCATCTGTAATGGTTTTTATTACAGCTGGGGCAGCATGTGCACAAACGCCAAGCCGTTTAAATCAATTTGAAGCGTGGGGAGTCTATTCTTATAAATCGTCCCAAAATACGATTTGCTATGTGTTATCTATTCCTTTAAAGGCTCTTCCAACGACGGTTAATCATGGTGATAATTTTTTCTTAGTTACCAAGCGTTCTCAATCGCCTGTTTCGTTTGAACCGCAGTTTATGGCTGGTTATACGCTTCAAGAAGGGTCGAGAGTGACAGTGACCATTGGAGATAAGGATTTTGATTTCTTCACGAAGGATTCTTCAGCTTGGTTGGCGTCATCAGAGCTAGAAAAGCAGCTTGTTTCTGCTATGCGTGCTGGAAACAATATGACCGTGAAAGCAATATCAAAACGGGGAACGCACACCACCTATACTTATTCCTTAAAAGGGGTCACTGCTGCATTAAATGCGGCTCAAAAGTGCCATTAA
- the ptsN gene encoding PTS IIA-like nitrogen regulatory protein PtsN, with the protein MNLSELIAPEAIIPALKANSKKQVLQILAEKASQLTGLSEHVIFDIVLQREKLGSTGLGGGIAIPHGKLPDINRIIGIFARLESPIDFEALDDEPIDLVFLLLAPENAGADHLKALSQIARVLRHADVVQKLRNTHNANALYALLIQTSESNAA; encoded by the coding sequence ATGAATTTGAGTGAGTTAATAGCACCGGAAGCAATTATTCCGGCTCTTAAGGCGAATTCGAAAAAACAAGTTCTGCAAATTTTAGCCGAAAAAGCGTCCCAGCTGACAGGTCTTAGTGAACATGTAATTTTTGATATTGTTTTGCAACGTGAGAAACTTGGTTCGACGGGGCTGGGTGGTGGTATTGCGATTCCGCATGGAAAATTACCTGATATTAATCGGATTATTGGTATATTTGCACGTCTTGAAAGTCCTATTGATTTTGAAGCTCTCGATGATGAGCCTATAGACCTTGTTTTTCTTCTTTTAGCACCTGAAAATGCTGGCGCAGATCACTTAAAAGCTTTATCACAGATTGCACGTGTTTTGCGTCATGCTGATGTTGTGCAAAAATTACGCAATACGCATAATGCTAATGCGCTTTATGCTTTATTGATTCAAACTTCAGAATCAAATGCGGCTTAA
- a CDS encoding TrmH family RNA methyltransferase yields MCGPKTGRVKEITSLSNPIIKDLKALSQKKNRNREGLFMAEGLKLVIDALNLGWTIQTLIFSKSEMGNATIENTAARAVANGGFVIKASQKVMESLTRRDNPQTVIGIFKQKWQPLEMVKGQAKDVYIALDRVRDPGNLGTIIRTADAVGAKGVLLIGETTDPFSPETVRATMGSIFSIPLYRFDESAFLNWSSCFKGMIVGTHLKGSLDYRKLDLKNGPIILLMGNEKQGLSDILTNRCDKLARIPQSGRADSLNLAIATAVMLYEIRRPYLTLEPCEEKI; encoded by the coding sequence ATGTGTGGACCCAAAACTGGTAGAGTGAAAGAAATTACCTCTCTTAGCAACCCCATCATAAAAGATCTTAAGGCACTGAGCCAAAAGAAAAACCGTAATCGAGAGGGTCTTTTCATGGCAGAGGGATTGAAATTGGTCATTGATGCTCTCAATCTCGGCTGGACAATACAAACACTTATTTTTTCCAAAAGCGAAATGGGCAATGCTACGATCGAAAATACTGCTGCACGTGCTGTAGCCAATGGTGGTTTTGTTATCAAAGCCTCACAAAAGGTTATGGAATCACTGACTCGACGCGATAATCCACAAACAGTTATTGGTATTTTCAAACAAAAATGGCAACCCCTTGAAATGGTAAAAGGACAGGCGAAAGATGTTTACATCGCACTCGATCGTGTGCGTGATCCTGGAAATCTTGGAACCATTATTCGCACGGCTGATGCTGTAGGTGCTAAAGGTGTTCTTTTAATTGGCGAAACAACAGACCCTTTCTCACCTGAAACAGTTCGTGCAACCATGGGGTCTATTTTCTCCATACCCCTTTATCGTTTTGATGAAAGCGCCTTTTTAAACTGGTCTTCTTGCTTTAAAGGCATGATCGTTGGCACGCATCTCAAAGGATCTTTAGATTATCGTAAACTTGATTTGAAAAATGGTCCTATCATCCTTTTAATGGGAAATGAAAAACAGGGGTTATCAGATATTCTGACAAATCGATGTGATAAACTTGCACGTATTCCACAAAGTGGACGCGCCGACTCGCTTAATCTGGCTATAGCAACAGCTGTTATGCTTTATGAAATCCGTCGCCCTTATTTAACATTGGAACCATGTGAGGAAAAAATATGA
- a CDS encoding LysE family translocator, whose product MSFLPEWSIIVQFALASLILALIPGPDMMLSVGRTITQSKKAGIMCALGSATGFAIQVTAVALGLSALIFAAPHTFVLLKIIGAFYLLWFSFQALRRKPTFSFEQTSSKSQSSKRNYLAGIGINLLNPKVILFNATFLPQFINENDPMATQKLLFLGLSYIPISFPITISVVFTAHKLTKTLKQNPLYIRFLDWLIAGTFTSFALHLLIVTKN is encoded by the coding sequence GTGTCATTTCTACCGGAGTGGTCTATCATTGTACAATTTGCTTTAGCATCTTTGATTTTGGCACTCATTCCAGGACCGGATATGATGCTTTCTGTGGGGCGGACCATTACACAAAGCAAAAAAGCTGGAATTATGTGCGCCTTGGGAAGCGCAACAGGATTTGCCATTCAAGTTACCGCTGTAGCTCTTGGCTTATCAGCGCTTATTTTTGCTGCGCCACACACTTTTGTTCTTCTGAAAATTATTGGTGCTTTTTATCTTTTATGGTTTTCCTTCCAAGCTTTACGGAGAAAACCGACATTTTCTTTTGAACAAACATCTTCTAAATCTCAAAGCTCCAAACGTAACTATCTTGCTGGTATTGGAATTAATCTTCTCAATCCTAAAGTCATACTCTTTAACGCAACATTCTTACCACAATTTATCAATGAGAACGATCCTATGGCAACACAAAAGTTACTTTTTTTAGGACTCTCTTACATTCCTATTTCTTTCCCTATTACAATTTCTGTTGTTTTTACAGCGCATAAACTGACCAAAACTCTTAAACAAAACCCTCTTTATATTCGCTTTCTCGACTGGCTTATTGCAGGGACCTTTACCAGCTTTGCTCTCCATCTTCTTATCGTTACAAAAAATTGA
- a CDS encoding lysine--tRNA ligase — protein MRNQCDALSLTSELKDAAAQSRTWPFEEARKIIKRYEKTGYPDSVIFETGYGPSGLPHIGTFGEVARTTMVRHAFHVLTENKVKTKLLCFSDDMDGLRKVPENVPDRERMEHYLGQPLSRVPDPFGDDYPSFGAANNARLRAFLDRFGFDYEFASATDYYSSGRFDETLLKILTCYDKVMAIILPTLGEERQATYSLFLPISPFSGKVLQVPMIARNVEKGTVTYIEPETGETIETEITGGKVKCQWKVDWAMRWTALGIDYEMAGKDLIDSTNLSSKICKVLGGKPPEGFNYELFLDEKGQKISKSKGNGLTIDEWLTYAPTESLGLYMFSKPKTAKRLYFDVIPKAVDEYYAHLSAYGRQSWQERLNNPVWHIHNGCPPQVDLPVPFALLLNLVSASNAENKEVLWGFISRYAQGANAQTYPELDQLVQFALKYFDVFVKPNKKFRAADDSERATLAQIDEKLASLPETADSNMIQNALLDVARLIERYQDHNKKSPEGGPGVSNVFFQMLYEVLLGQERGPRWGSFIALYGINEMRALIAEALARSVEE, from the coding sequence ATGCGTAATCAGTGTGACGCCCTTAGCCTTACATCTGAATTAAAGGATGCGGCTGCTCAATCGAGAACTTGGCCATTTGAAGAAGCACGTAAGATTATCAAACGGTACGAAAAGACGGGTTATCCAGACAGTGTAATATTTGAAACAGGTTATGGACCTTCTGGTTTGCCGCATATTGGAACTTTTGGTGAAGTGGCACGTACAACCATGGTTCGTCATGCATTTCATGTTCTTACAGAGAATAAAGTAAAAACAAAGCTGCTTTGTTTTTCTGATGATATGGATGGTTTGCGCAAGGTTCCTGAGAATGTTCCTGATCGCGAGAGGATGGAACATTATCTTGGTCAACCGTTGAGCCGCGTTCCTGATCCTTTTGGAGATGATTATCCTTCTTTTGGAGCGGCGAATAACGCACGTTTACGGGCTTTTCTTGATCGTTTTGGTTTTGATTATGAATTTGCAAGTGCGACGGATTATTACAGTTCCGGTCGTTTTGATGAAACACTTTTAAAAATCCTTACCTGTTATGACAAGGTGATGGCAATTATTTTACCAACATTGGGTGAAGAACGCCAGGCGACTTATTCTCTCTTTTTACCGATTTCTCCCTTTTCTGGAAAAGTATTACAGGTACCGATGATTGCGCGGAATGTTGAAAAAGGAACGGTTACTTATATCGAGCCTGAAACAGGAGAAACTATAGAAACGGAGATTACAGGGGGCAAGGTCAAGTGTCAGTGGAAGGTTGATTGGGCGATGCGTTGGACAGCGCTTGGCATTGATTATGAAATGGCAGGAAAAGATCTTATCGATTCCACAAATCTTTCTTCTAAAATTTGTAAAGTCTTGGGTGGGAAACCTCCAGAAGGATTTAACTATGAGCTCTTTTTGGATGAAAAGGGTCAGAAAATTTCCAAATCCAAGGGAAATGGTTTAACCATTGATGAATGGCTTACTTACGCTCCAACGGAGAGTTTAGGGCTTTATATGTTTTCAAAGCCCAAAACAGCTAAAAGGCTTTATTTTGATGTTATTCCCAAAGCTGTGGATGAATATTATGCACATCTTTCAGCCTATGGTCGTCAAAGTTGGCAAGAACGGCTTAATAATCCAGTATGGCATATCCATAATGGTTGTCCTCCACAGGTTGATTTACCGGTACCCTTTGCTCTTCTGTTGAATTTGGTAAGTGCTTCAAATGCAGAGAATAAAGAGGTTCTCTGGGGGTTTATTTCTCGCTATGCTCAAGGAGCCAATGCACAAACTTATCCAGAACTTGATCAGTTAGTGCAATTTGCTCTTAAATATTTTGATGTTTTTGTAAAACCTAACAAAAAATTTCGAGCAGCAGATGATAGTGAACGGGCAACATTAGCACAAATTGATGAAAAATTAGCCAGTTTGCCTGAAACCGCTGATAGCAATATGATTCAAAATGCACTTCTTGATGTTGCACGTTTAATAGAACGCTATCAAGATCATAACAAAAAAAGTCCTGAAGGGGGACCGGGTGTTTCCAATGTCTTTTTTCAAATGCTCTATGAGGTCCTTTTAGGACAAGAGCGAGGTCCGCGATGGGGATCATTTATAGCGCTTTATGGGATTAATGAAATGCGTGCACTAATTGCTGAAGCACTTGCACGATCTGTGGAGGAATAA
- the lptB gene encoding LPS export ABC transporter ATP-binding protein, whose amino-acid sequence MFGIKRKKQTDQYDFTSEASKKRLKGTLIASHLIKVYRGRPTVNGVSFGIRTGEAVGILGPNGAGKTTCFYMVTGLIKSDGGSIKIDGFDITHLPMYRRARLGIGYLPQEASIFRGLSVENNIKAVLEVVEQDRLKQREELDSLLHEFKIDHLRKMPALSLSGGERRRLEIARALASRPHFMLLDEPFAGIDPIAIFDIQQLIRHLTKRGIGVLITDHNVRETLGLVDRAYIIHTGKVLVHGRPHDIINNVDVRRIYLGNQFSL is encoded by the coding sequence ATGTTTGGAATCAAAAGAAAAAAACAGACTGATCAGTATGATTTTACAAGTGAAGCTTCAAAAAAGCGCTTAAAAGGAACCTTGATTGCCAGCCATTTGATTAAAGTTTATCGAGGAAGACCAACGGTTAATGGTGTTTCTTTTGGCATTCGTACGGGAGAAGCCGTTGGCATTTTAGGGCCCAATGGGGCAGGTAAAACAACTTGTTTTTATATGGTTACGGGGCTCATAAAATCTGATGGAGGATCCATTAAAATTGATGGATTTGATATAACGCATCTTCCGATGTATCGACGGGCGCGTTTAGGTATCGGGTATCTTCCCCAAGAAGCTTCTATTTTTCGTGGACTTTCCGTAGAAAATAACATCAAAGCTGTTTTAGAAGTCGTTGAACAAGATCGCCTTAAACAACGTGAAGAGCTCGATAGTCTTTTACATGAGTTTAAAATTGATCATTTACGTAAAATGCCTGCTCTTTCGTTATCTGGGGGTGAACGTCGACGACTTGAAATTGCGCGCGCTTTAGCTTCTCGACCTCATTTTATGTTACTTGATGAACCATTTGCAGGAATTGATCCTATCGCTATTTTTGATATTCAACAGCTTATTCGTCATTTAACGAAGCGTGGCATTGGTGTTTTAATAACAGATCATAATGTACGCGAAACATTAGGGCTTGTCGACCGCGCTTATATTATTCATACCGGCAAAGTGTTGGTTCACGGTCGTCCTCACGATATTATCAACAATGTTGATGTCCGCAGAATTTATTTGGGCAATCAGTTTTCTCTATGA
- a CDS encoding LptA/OstA family protein, with the protein MKSYKRWIGMTLAFSVGMLGGGTVSGYAEGTHFGISLSNDKEPVELHADSLEIRDKEGIALFKGDVSVVQGERLLRAEKLIVYYDKTHKGADRNKENTTASSVSLFGSSGIQKMEVLGKVYIKIATQIATGDKGVFDGKSKMMSLTGNHVVLTDGDNVATGCKLTANMESGKAFLEGCETTKKKGRVSIIFKQNQQNGH; encoded by the coding sequence ATGAAATCATACAAAAGATGGATAGGTATGACGTTGGCTTTTAGCGTGGGAATGTTAGGAGGAGGAACGGTTTCAGGATATGCTGAAGGGACCCATTTTGGAATAAGTCTATCAAATGACAAAGAACCAGTAGAACTTCATGCAGATTCTTTAGAAATACGTGATAAAGAAGGGATAGCGCTTTTTAAGGGTGATGTTTCAGTGGTGCAAGGTGAACGTCTTTTACGGGCGGAAAAATTAATTGTTTATTACGATAAAACTCATAAAGGAGCGGATAGAAACAAGGAAAATACGACGGCATCATCTGTTTCTTTGTTTGGTTCATCGGGCATACAAAAAATGGAAGTCTTAGGAAAAGTCTATATAAAAATAGCGACGCAAATTGCAACGGGGGATAAAGGTGTTTTTGATGGAAAATCAAAAATGATGAGCTTGACAGGGAATCATGTTGTGTTAACAGATGGTGACAATGTAGCAACGGGATGCAAACTAACGGCGAATATGGAAAGCGGAAAAGCTTTTTTAGAGGGTTGTGAGACAACTAAGAAAAAAGGTCGCGTTTCTATTATTTTTAAACAAAATCAACAAAATGGCCATTAA
- a CDS encoding class I SAM-dependent methyltransferase gives MPAQCFQSSHKNRYPQEKLPLILETGMSENYALIDSGNGQKLERYGNYRIIRPEGQALWKPALSQKQWADVDAIFTGNRDEEGVGRWHFPKKPLDETWPLSWNGLSFLGRFTSFRHVGVFPEQDAHWRFMEEQIVKAARPIKLLNLFGYTGVASLIGARAGANVTHVDASKKAIAWAKANQERAGLPDHSIRWICDDAVKFVERELRRKKNYDMILLDPPAYGRGPHGEVWQLFDHLPVMITNCRNLLSDKPLSVVLTAYSIRASFFALHALMRDTFVNLGGTVESGELILREEIAGRALSTSLFSRWIA, from the coding sequence ATGCCTGCACAATGCTTTCAATCCTCCCACAAGAATAGATATCCGCAGGAAAAGTTGCCTCTTATTTTAGAAACAGGTATGAGTGAAAATTATGCTCTCATTGATTCTGGCAATGGACAAAAATTAGAGCGTTATGGAAACTATCGAATTATTCGACCAGAAGGTCAAGCACTATGGAAACCTGCTTTATCACAAAAACAATGGGCTGATGTTGATGCTATTTTCACAGGAAACCGTGATGAAGAAGGTGTTGGTCGTTGGCATTTTCCTAAAAAGCCACTTGATGAAACATGGCCTCTTTCTTGGAATGGGCTGTCTTTTCTAGGTCGCTTTACTTCTTTTCGTCATGTAGGCGTTTTTCCTGAACAAGATGCCCATTGGCGCTTTATGGAAGAACAAATTGTTAAAGCCGCACGTCCTATAAAACTATTGAATCTTTTTGGCTATACAGGTGTTGCCTCTTTGATTGGAGCACGAGCGGGTGCAAACGTTACCCATGTTGATGCTTCTAAAAAAGCCATTGCGTGGGCAAAAGCTAATCAGGAAAGAGCAGGATTACCAGATCATTCTATTCGCTGGATTTGCGATGATGCTGTAAAATTTGTCGAGCGAGAACTGCGACGCAAAAAAAACTATGATATGATCCTTCTTGATCCCCCTGCTTATGGACGTGGACCTCATGGCGAAGTTTGGCAACTGTTTGATCATTTACCAGTCATGATCACAAATTGTCGTAACCTTCTCTCTGATAAACCGCTCTCTGTTGTCCTTACAGCTTATTCTATTCGTGCTTCCTTCTTTGCACTTCATGCTTTAATGCGCGATACATTTGTAAATCTTGGTGGTACGGTCGAATCAGGAGAACTCATTTTACGCGAAGAAATTGCAGGGCGCGCCCTTTCTACTTCTCTTTTTAGCCGTTGGATTGCTTGA
- the ihfB gene encoding integration host factor subunit beta encodes MVKSELVQIIARHNPHLFQRDVENIVNAIFEEISTALANGDRVELRGFGAFSVKSRSARNGRNPRTGEAVAVEEKWIPFFKTGKDLRDRLNQ; translated from the coding sequence GTGGTTAAATCAGAGCTTGTGCAAATTATTGCTCGTCATAACCCGCATCTTTTTCAACGGGATGTGGAGAATATTGTAAACGCTATTTTTGAAGAAATTTCAACAGCACTTGCCAATGGCGATCGTGTTGAACTTCGTGGATTTGGAGCTTTTTCTGTCAAAAGCCGTTCAGCCCGTAATGGACGTAACCCACGAACTGGAGAAGCCGTTGCTGTTGAAGAAAAATGGATTCCTTTTTTTAAAACAGGCAAGGATTTACGCGACCGTCTTAATCAGTGA